The following proteins are co-located in the Microbulbifer sp. VAAF005 genome:
- a CDS encoding site-specific integrase, whose protein sequence is MLSEDGAFGGLAPDSPVFLSLKGRQWRKLSFNFKKYPDADGNIKTTLVCGSLENIARDLIKQAGIHGGSSHSGRRSLASWMDRKGFDLQLIQDILGHSTAEMTLIYIDPWEKRIKEAFKTSCLGLKLPDFHQVRR, encoded by the coding sequence ATGCTTAGTGAAGATGGGGCTTTTGGTGGGCTTGCACCAGATAGTCCCGTATTTCTATCTCTGAAAGGCAGACAGTGGCGCAAGCTATCTTTCAATTTCAAGAAATACCCAGATGCCGATGGAAATATAAAAACAACTCTGGTGTGTGGTTCACTCGAAAACATTGCGCGTGACCTTATAAAGCAAGCCGGAATTCATGGCGGTTCTAGCCATAGCGGGCGACGTAGCCTAGCAAGCTGGATGGACCGTAAGGGGTTTGACCTTCAATTGATTCAAGACATTTTGGGTCACTCCACGGCAGAAATGACCCTTATTTACATCGATCCCTGGGAAAAACGTATCAAGGAAGCCTTTAAGACTTCTTGTTTAGGGTTGAAACTGCCTGACTTTCATCAAGTACGGCGGTGA